Proteins from a single region of Ischnura elegans chromosome 2, ioIscEleg1.1, whole genome shotgun sequence:
- the LOC124173982 gene encoding golgin subfamily A member 6-like protein 22 codes for MTPFSQNPITLPLAEVELVGKFGRVFGKAAVVRRELDRGIYLLGNQTAKLVEEARKRMPEPEWMFAVQTRAMKRHEEKEDISSHKQNYEKFTGMDENDLPSQKLDDELQQLAEAKADEIILVQEEKLSQLEQFMESWKKTVENERLLMNYRIEHREMVGHQIRESCKMAVENISKEWIEIKEAYKKIQMHQCKLHELENNIATAKMVLEQKEILHKEDLTKIENEKRTAEAEWKHITLEKEKIKTERASMEKDKEKLKEKIKCIEMQRKELENRREIFKEEIRVGEEIQKKVDEKRTSGIIEEQRNLEKKREMLMIEHHDLYKARQICDAHRAILEWERMCIAREKDEVQDEWMQLEKEKMALGIIKATNDEKMMMLETAWKKIKEKEYEMDIQFKGLEEERKCISDERISLQSKRIHLDELKTTVLTRVSEIITEISQVEQQKKELLSMTSVIGRKKSELEEERVALKLEKRECMKKSERTGESDTSWQDYRLKHCEMVKNIKNRILALVDEVSCMEERSLDGATQNVHNYKLHHQNFDLTKKSEQGINAAKLDEDHDTQIIKHLVKAVKSMEKDTYQGHPPIGQLPATDFHQTLFQFREKCRDEGRPHRHQMTTNRQQGAAARELIAPG; via the exons ATGACTCCTTTTTCCCAGAACCCTATTACACTTCCCCTGGCGGAAGTCGAACTAGTAGGTAAATTTGGACGCGTGTTTGGGAAGGCAGCTGTAGTCAGACGCGAGCTGGATCGCGGCATATATTTGCTGGGAAACCAAACGGCAAAGCTTGTAGAAGAGGCAAGGAAGCGAATGCCAGAGCCAGAGTGGATGTTTGCGGTTCAGACCAGGGCAATGAAAAGACATGAAGAAAAGGAGGACATATCATCCCACAaacaaaactatgaaaaattcacAGGCATGGATGAAAATGATCTGCCATCACAAAAACTGGATGATGAATTGCAACAGTTAGCAGAAGCAAAGGCTGATGAAATTATATTGGTACAGGAGGAAAAGTTAAGTCAGCTTGAACAATTCatggaaagttggaaaaaaacagTAGAGAATGAAAGATTATTAATGAATTACCGGATTGAACACCGAGAAATGGTAGGACATCAAATTAGAGAATCTTGTAAAATGGCAGTAGAAAACATAAGCAAAGAGTGGATAGAAATTAAAGAAGCATATAAGAAAATCCAAATGCACCAATGTAAACTACATGAGCTCGAAAATAACATAGCAACAGCAAAGATGGTACTAGAGCAGAAAGAAATTCTTCATAAAGAAGATTTGACAAAGATAGAAAATGAGAAGCGCACTGCTGAGGCGGAGTGGAAACATATAActcttgaaaaagaaaaaattaaaactgagagAGCCTCAATGGAAAAGGACAAAGAAAAgctaaaagaaaagataaaatgtattgaaatgcaAAGGAAAGAGTTGGAAAACAGaagagaaatattcaaggaagagaTAAGAGTTGGAGAGGAGATACAGAAGAAGGTAGACGAAAAACGCACCTCAGGAATCATAGAAGAGCAAAGGAACTTGGAGAAAAAGCGGGAAATGTTGATGATTGAACATCATGATTTGTATAAAGCCAGGCAAATATGCGATGCACATCGAGCTATTTTAGAGTGGGAAAGAATGTGCATTGCCAGGGAGAAAGATGAGGTTCAGGATGAATGGATGCAGTTAGAGAAGGAGAAAATGGCTCTGGGAATCATTAAGGCAACTAATGATGAGAAGATGATGATGCTTGAAactgcatggaagaaaataaaagaaaaagaatatgaaatggaCATTCAATTCAAAGGattggaagaagaaagaaaatgtatAAGCGATGAACGTATTTCCCTTCAGAGTAAGAGGATCCATCTCGATGAGTTGAAAACAACTGTACTAACAAGAGTAAGTGAAATTATCACTGAAATCAGTCAAGTTGAGCAACAAAAGAAAGAACTCTTATCCATGACATCTGTTATAGGTAGGAAAAAATCAGAACTTGAAGAGGAGAGGGTGGCTCTTAAGCTAGAAAAAAGAGAATGCATGAAGAAATCAGAAAGAACTGGGGAATCAGATACATCATGGCAAGATTACAGGTTGAAACACTGTGAAATGGTTAAGAATATTAAGAACAGAATTCTTGCACTAGTTGATGAGGTTAGCTGCATGGAAGAAAGATCTTTAGATGGAGCAACCCAGAATGTACATAACTACAAATTGCACCACCAAAACTTTGATCTCACAAAAAAATCAGAACAAGGAATTAATGCAGCAAAACTGGATGAAGATCATGATACCCAAATAATAAAGCACCTAGTGAAAGCTGTGAAAAGCATGGAAAAAGACACGT ATCAAGGACACCCACCAATAGGCCAACTACCTGCGACGGACTTCCACCAGACACTTTTTCAGTTCAGGGAGAAGTGTCGAGACGAGGGAAGACCTCACCGACATCAAATGACCACCAACAGGCAACAGGGTGCGGCCGCCCGGGAGTTAATTGCCCCGGGCTAG